aatttctagtCTTGTACTGGCCTCTCATTTACAAAGCTCATGGGAGACTACATGACTATCTCATGAGCAGGAATCATGTTTACTCACATGTCAGGGTTAACCTACAGTGAAATTGTCACTTTTATAAATACTCAACATTTCAAAAATGGCATTCTGtctgggaggagaggaagatCCAAGCCCATttgttcttcctcctttttcctgaagggaggaggggagaagtcaaattctgtattttagaTAACAGAGACATAATTCCTAACAGATTGCAATAATGTACTGAAAACATGGTCAGGAAACAACAACTGTAAGCCCCTAGTTGTTCATATGAcaaatatttcactgaaaagTGGAGCAACATCAAAAAGCTAGAAAACAAATGGTCAttctcagctctgccagtgtTGCAGCTGGTATTCACACAGGATTAGATTAATCCATGAGACACTTTTTCAGATCTTATCCCAGGTGTCAGTTAAGCAAGAAATCAGGCTCACGATAACCGAAGAGTTTAAAATCGCCTTCAAATCGTGCATAGAGGCGTCTTATGTCTCTCTTGCTAATTCCTGAAAAATACCGCTCTACTTTTGTTCTGTTGTACACTGTTATGCCTGGGGGGATTGTGGGGTATGATACCAAGTGGTCTATGCCAGCTGCTTTCAAGATATACGGAGCATCATCCTCCAGGGTCTCGTGGTGTCCAATCACACTGTATGTGATTTCACAGGGAGCACAAAGTTCCACATATGTTACCCAGTGAATGATGTGGTCACCAAACTGAAGATCCAGCCATCGGTGATTAGGGTCCCCCAGGTAGCGCACAAAATCCTCAAACTGCAGCCCTTTGGTCTCTGTGCGGTTCTTCCTGTACTTACGGATGATGCCAGGAGCAATTTCATGCCGGTACCAAGGTTCAAATCGAGGATTGTGCACAAACTTGTCCTTAAACGCAGAAATAAGTCTTTCAAATGGATCTCTAACAATAAAAAACTTGAAGTATAAATTCAGTCtaaacagaggaagaaaagaattaaataattaaGGAAAGTGTTTAGCATATACTTACAAAATGTACATGAACTCTGACCACAGACACAGCAACCTGAATCTTAGAGCACTTGTATCAATATTATAATCAATGGGACTAAATACAATTTCTGTCTTCTTACTAGTAGTTTTTACACACAGGACAAAGAAGAAATAGTTAATACTagttttcacattttattcAAACTGGAGGAGTTTAGCTTATCTCAATCCATAATAAACAGGAGACAAAAGACACTGAAATTAAAGATATTTGTAATGTCATGTGATCAAgctcaaaaaaccaaaatacataACATGGAGAAGTTCTCCATACATGGACATGGAGAAAAGTGCATTGGTGCAGCTAAATGTATATAGAAGGCTGCATTTTTCACTGGCAGGCAGTTAGATAAATTGCTGCTTAAGTACAAAGAGGTTAAGaatagtattttattttgatgttttGTCATGCTTTCAAATAATGGCTGAGAGTACCACTGAAACATGAGACCACAGTTTTCAACAGAATTTAATGTACTACTGTGATACAGTAATATGTAATATTCTGTAGTCAGATTATCTGTAGGAGGaataaattgaaaacaaaatctaTTTCAATAAATAGCTAAAAAAAGATATTGAGAGCCCAGTCTTCACTGAAATAAGGATGGATGGACTGGACATGGATAGACTCTTCAGCCTGTACACCACTTGCATCATACTTCAGATATTCCAGACTTACTCCTAGTCAGGCAGGGCTAGGTAGAGGTCAGCAAACTGAGTCAACAGATCCACACCATCCTGCTTTCCACACCTAAAACTCTGGTAATTTCAGATCCAAACCAAACCCATGTTACACACCTCCAGCATTGCTTCCATGATGAGCAGAACACAGCAACCCAAACAATAATGGATTCAACTTCATATATCCTAACTAGGGCTTACCCCCAGGTGAACAGTTCCTTTCTGCAGGGCGACTCAGAGGGCGGGAAACAGATCCATGTTCTCAAGAATGCAGTGACCATATTTTCCTTTGCACAATATCAACACAATCAAGTGACCCCAattctccaggcacagctgtgaTAAATATCCTTGTGCCACTGCATGCAACAAAAACCCTTGGGCTGAGCTCTACCAACACGTGACACATGTATAAAGGACTGACTCATCAGAATGGTGCAATGCACACAAATCCATGCAAGAACAGGCTTACAAGTGTCCACTGTCATCCTATGTCCTGTTCTCTCCATGCTGCCACCCCTTACAGGGATTATATATGGCATAGGCTCTCATAGAGATGAGAGCAGGCACAGTTAAAAATCTAGCCAAAGTAATGTAGAAGTTCTattgcagaatattttttgGCTCTGAAAATAACCAGAAGCActtaaacaggaaaacaaagtggTTCAGCTGAATGGAAAATATTCTGGGGCTAAGAAGCACTAACAATTTAAATCTAACCAGCTCAGTCCCAGTAAGTCAGTCTGCTGCAACGACAATCTTACCTGTAGGCAGTAAGGTTTACCATATGAGACATCAGGATGGGCTGTCCAACTAAACCTTCTGTTCTGAAGGTCAGCTATCTAACAACTAGGTAGGCATTGAATTACAGAAACCTTATGTGCCAAGGAGTTGGTTGGCTCACCTAACTATATCACAAATGACACTGGTGCTCTCCTTCAAAGCCAGTAGGAAGGCAGATACAGCAACATCTGTGAGGATAACAGAATAGTGCCATAATACAAATGGTGGAGCAGAAACCCTGCTGCCCTCAGTTTCAGACACAGACTTCAGCTGTACCCTTGATTGCTCATAACACTACTGACCTCAAACCCCTCCCACACTCACTGGCAGGGCCACTTACCgttttttaatttcagagtcACTGAAAGAGGACAAGCGTGGAAGGCCATTCTTCTCATGATCATGTACAATGTTTTCTGGGATCTCTTCTATGGAAGAAAATGCTCCTGGACAAATCAAAATGAGAGAGCAAGTGATTcattcaaggggaaaaaaaacagtgagTATGAGCAAGCATGTATGGCTGACAGTTTTAtgtctttgtcttttctttatttttaccatTTAAAGTTACTATGTTCAAAACTGTTAAATTATGAGAGATTCTGACTGCAAAGCTGAAAACTGTTAAAATTCTTCAGGGTACGTGACATCAAGGTCCAAGACCAAACGGCCACAAAATTCTCAGAAAAGCATATTATGCAAATTTAATCAGCAATTATGTCTAAGCCTGTAACTCCTCACGTGTCAGTGTCCCCATTCTCTTTCCCTCTGCCTGCACACACAAATGGAGGAAGACTTTCAGGATTAACTCAGAAGAAGGAACCAGTTTTTTTTGGCTGAGCTTCAACcaccaacaaaaataaatgctatGAGCTGCTTTTGGAACTGGTTCAATGCAAAAGTACTTTGCTTTCAGGATCCATAAAGTTTTTTTAACAAGTATGCTGTGCTGAAACAAAAATTCCAATCAGAGAATACTCCACAGATTAAAAGGCACTAAAATTAACAACAAAAGTCTCCAGACACTCATTTCTGAAAGCACGTGAGCTGACAAGAAAAATAACGTCACTTAACTCTGCTGCATTCATTTTAGTATCCTGATCCTGGAAGGTTTTATGACCTTGAGAAACATCTCATGTGGCCCCCTGGGCTTTAGGCATAAGCCTTCACACAACAGCATCGTTTCAGAACATCAACCTGCAACAAGCACAGGGTGCTACAAAACAAGCCTGTTAAGTGAAAGCCTCTACAGCCTTCTCGTTTCCAGAACTCAAGTGAATAATACACACCACTCAGCTGCTcagttttccaatttttttttttcctggagggGGCAGGGGTGAGGGGTGGGGACTGGGGTTGTATTTTATCAGTTTCAGGTTTTCAATTGTATTTTTTGGTACCATAGGTGAATCACATGTGGACAACAGATGTCAGATGAGACACCTCACAGGACATAGTCAGTACAAGCAGTAGCAGAGTTAGCTCCCCCACAGTGCCATAGCTGCATTTCCCCCTCCTGAACCACTTGGGTATTTGGGCATAAATTATTCCCCCTCTTGTACAGCCCTGCCTTCTGAAACTACCCAAAGAGGAGAAAGTTAGGTCAACCACAGCAGTAGCCCTCATCAGCAGACACCAGTGCACTGGCagctcaaggaaaaaaagaccaTATTTATGTGGAAGCAATTTTCTATCATTATCCAAGATGACAGAACCAGGAAAGTCAAGGTGAAAAGTTCTCTGCTGCTAAGACGTGAGTTATCCTCCACTCAGCATAGCCAATACATGCCTGCCCATTCTGAGGCATTCTTTGCATATTATCTCTCAAATGCTGCTAAGAGCAGGTACTTCCAATGCCCTCATACAGTTCCATATTTAGTACTTTGAGTGTTGCTTTCATAGGTATTGAGAAACATGCATACACATAGGTATGTGTGTATCTCTGCTGGATTTTTAGCTCACATCCATAGATGAAGGATGAAATTAACATTAAAGTTTTTAATGTTAGTACTGCTTGCTAGAAAAGCTTTGCTGAGGGACACAGCTCATTTGCTAATTTTTCAAACACACTTATCTCTTTGTTCCTTCTTTCACCATCTTTTATAACATACCTTTGGTGACCAAACTATAGTGTTAAGCACCTCAGAATCTTTGTAACTCTTAAGATGGTTCACTGACAGAACACACACAAgatttcagcaaggccaagAGTAGCTGCCAAGTTTTAACTGGCTTTCTTAATGGCTAAAATCTCTAGTTAAAAGTCACTGGCCTTGAACCAgaaatttaatattattattacttaGCAATTATAATACCTTTTCATACACTTTCAAATTCTATAATTTAGTTCACCCTTTCAAAGATAAGAAACCTACCTACTACACGCATATGGGTACTCTGTCATGACTCATCTTTAGAGCCAAGTAATAACAATActtatttttacagaaagaacAGATCTCATTTTAAGGGGATGTTTTGAAAGGACAAGAAACAACTGTGATAAGTGAAAAGCTGAAATTAAGTATCAGTgtacagaaatgcagaaagaatCCATTTCAGTTACCCCAGTTAGAACaattccatttccttctcctcctcctcctcaaagAAACCCACACACCCACAGAAAAGCAGATACCATTTAAAACGATCAAGACTTTTTTCCACTGAGTGTTGCCCACTTTTGGCGTCTGACAAAACAGGATCTTGTGCTTGTCACACACAAATATTCGGTCCAAGACGAATTTGGAAACTGCAGTATGAGAGAGATCTCTCAATGCAGTGTCTTTGCAGACATTCCTGAGAAGCTCAAGTCTTTCCATATGAACCAGGGGTTGGTGGATCAGATTTcctgaaaatgcttttccagtTGGCTTTATGAAatgcagaggagaaagaaaaaacaaaagttaaAGACTTTAGTTCTCAGATCAAATTATGAAGtagaaaaatccccaaactatGCACCCTAATGAGTCCCAGATTAAAACATTGCTATGTATTAACTAAAGGAGTAGCCAACAGTTtgcttcctgtgctgctgctgtactTTGGTTCAGCTCTTAAGACATTACGTGGTAGTACATACAGTAGTAAGAGCTTTTCCATACAACAATTTAAGTCtgttgcacagcagcagagccttaTCTGTGTGGATAAAGCATGCCTTGATCAAATACTGGAACTCCCACAGAATTTCAACAACCTGTAATCAAGGCTTCTGAGAGGTTAGGACAGGAATTCCAACATAAATTATGCTTTAAGCTCTGAGAAGATGGGGCTGAcccatggtgtgattcttgggaaCGTCCTGTGCAGGCTAAGAGTTGGACTTTATTATCCTTGtggatcctttccaactcagaatattttgtgACCCATCTGGCTGGGAAAAAATTTAGGATCAAAGTTCTGTGTAGTTGTGTTATTCTCTAGCACCTGTAGGCATCCAGTGTTTCCATTTATCCAAGTTGAAATAAAATCaggtaaataaaaatgtgaacatTGAGCATCAGTGTGACAAACAAAAGAAGTATCAGGATACCTCTCCCCAAAAATGAATGAGCTGTTTCACATGTCTCATTTTTCTGAGACTAAGAAAGGAACCACAACCACCTTTTGCCTCACAACTAGTGGagtgagaggaaaaaggagattCTCTAGTTAAGGGGTGATAGGAAGGTTTAAATTTCTACTGACAAATTTTCACCTTTCCAATAACTGAATGGCAAT
The nucleotide sequence above comes from Molothrus aeneus isolate 106 chromosome 2, BPBGC_Maene_1.0, whole genome shotgun sequence. Encoded proteins:
- the CHST10 gene encoding carbohydrate sulfotransferase 10 — protein: MAHIHADNMHHQWLLLAACFWVIFMFMVASKFITLTFKDPDGYGSKQEPLILTAVTKVEEVHVPQEKHWPQEFQPTGKAFSGNLIHQPLVHMERLELLRNVCKDTALRDLSHTAVSKFVLDRIFVCDKHKILFCQTPKVGNTQWKKVLIVLNGAFSSIEEIPENIVHDHEKNGLPRLSSFSDSEIKKRLNLYFKFFIVRDPFERLISAFKDKFVHNPRFEPWYRHEIAPGIIRKYRKNRTETKGLQFEDFVRYLGDPNHRWLDLQFGDHIIHWVTYVELCAPCEITYSVIGHHETLEDDAPYILKAAGIDHLVSYPTIPPGITVYNRTKVERYFSGISKRDIRRLYARFEGDFKLFGYREPDFLLN